One Solanum lycopersicum chromosome 4, SLM_r2.1 DNA window includes the following coding sequences:
- the LOC101244073 gene encoding protein DETOXIFICATION 27 codes for MFSPTISKLAVMLSLNRRTNSTTPNEPLLHTQDTMLEEKEESKASNLVKRTCQESKMIWEIAGPSIFNRLTMFSLTVISQSFAGHLGNRDLAALSIATTFFISITFGFLLGMASALETLCGQAYGAKQYALLGVYLQRSLIVLFLSSLVLLPLFVFAEPILELLGQPEEVAKLTGKVAIWLIPMHLSFPFQFTLLRFLQCQLKTVVIAWVSGGTLALHVVLCWIFLYKLGFGIVGTALILDICWWISVLGLVAYVVFGGCPHSWTGFSIQAFVGLWDFLKLAVASGVMLLLENIYFRVLVIVSGYMNNTEVAVDALSICITIIGWESMIPLGFLAATGVRVANELGAGNGNRAKFATKVALLNTLALGIFFWSIIMVFPDKLSMIFTSSIPVIKMVGGFAFLLATTILCNCVQPVLSGVAVGSGWQALVAYVNLGSYYLVGVPLGIFFGWSLNFGLTGLWYGMIMGTVVQTLILAIMTIRCQWTI; via the exons ATGTTCAGTCCGACAATATCGAAATTGGCAGTGATGTTGTCACTCAATAGAAGAACGAATTCAACCACACCAAATGAGCCCCTTTTACACACACAAGACACCATGTTGGAGGAAAAGGAAGAATCAAAAGCATCAAATTTGGTGAAAAGAACTTGCCAAGAATCAAAGATGATATGGGAAATTGCTGGACCCTCTATTTTCAATCGATTGACCATGTTTTCTCTCACTGTCATCAGTCAATCCTTCGCCGGACACTTGGGTAACCGTGACCTCGCCGCACTTTCCATTGCCACCACCTTCTTCATCTCCATTACCTTCGGATTCTTG CTGGGAATGGCAAGTGCATTGGAGACACTCTGTGGACAGGCTTATGGGGCAAAGCAATACGCCTTGTTAGGTGTATACTTGCAGCGTTCTTTGATCGTATTGTTCCTCAGCTCTTTAGTACTATTGCCTCTTTTTGTGTTTGCTGAGCCTATATTGGAGCTTCTGGGGCAGCCAGAAGAAGTGGCCAAATTGACTGGAAAGGTTGCAATTTGGCTGATCCCAATGCACTTGAGctttccttttcaatttacATTGTTAAGGTTCTTGCAGTGCCAGCTAAAAACAGTGGTAATTGCTTGGGTTTCCGGTGGGACACTTGCTCTTCATGTGGTTTTGTGTTggatttttctttataaattggGATTTGGAATTGTTGGGACTGCCCTTATTCTTGATATCTGTTGGTGGATTTCTGTGTTGGGACTCGTTGCTTATGTTGTTTTCGGTGGGTGCCCTCATTCTTGGACTGGTTTCTCTATCCAAGCGTTTGTTGGCCTTTGGGATTTTCTCAAGCTCGCTGTGGCTTCTGGGGTGATGCTACT GTTGGAGAATATTTATTTCAGAGTGCTAGTTATTGTGTCTGGGTACATGAACAATACTGAGGTTGCAGTCGATGCGCTCTCTATCTG TATTACTATCATCGGGTGGGAGTCCATGATTCCACTAGGATTTTTGGCAGCCACAGG GGTACGCGTTGCTAATGAGCTTGGAGCTGGAAACGGAAACCGTGCAAAGTTTGCTACGAAAGTTGCATTGTTGAACACTTTAGCATTGGGAATTTTCTTTTGGTCAATTATTATGGTCTTTCCTGATAAGCTTTCTATGATCTTCACCTCAAGCATTCCTGTCATTAAAATGGTGGGTGGATTTGCTTTCTTGTTGGCAACCACAATCCTCTGTAATTGTGTTCAACCAGTTCTTTCAG GCGTAGCAGTTGGATCCGGTTGGCAGGCACTTGTGGCATATGTTAACTTAGGCAGCTACTATTTAGTAGGAGTGCCCCTTGGTATCTTTTTTGGATGGTCACTAAACTTTGGGTTAACG GGCTTATGGTATGGAATGATCATGGGGACAGTAGTTCAAACCTTGATTTTAGCGATTATGACCATCAGATGTCAATGGACCATATAA